In Micromonospora sp. NBC_01813, the following are encoded in one genomic region:
- a CDS encoding putative adhesin, with product MASIMLVNLGGNGVDRAAAARHQQAADRPHVAADKPGQRWGSADGGSHLTRPAVNRNLPQTYRGQYPLHQFDGVAEPADNQARVVEPPAVEARGFDEATSRERTAERGRHQRTFDNADGTRTTELSADPVHYELPDGGWAPIDTDLVAADAGAGGGWRNASDAVDLRLAPHAGAADLVRIALDDQHSIEYGLAGAAEVAGDHAAEAAGDQAAAAGVTYRDVLPHVDVRLAARPGGVKETLVLHSVDAPHTFRFPLRLPGLTVRLVDGEVRFVDDSGVVRAVIPPGYMFDTGAGEQGPATSTGVRYRLTGTDTRPVLEMTLDSTWLRDPARAYPVEVDPTVGPPVTERASTSSMYVHGGTSVSGGEELLIGRSGSANAAAYLKFDNLQSQLANHTIHGVAMTVVSYDAPSCRPRPVAVHPVTASWSGSGGYSWPGPAVGKALASKSFAHGYLATGQSQSACPAASELFDLGVAGRDLVQRWVNGTQANHGLSLRAPVNDGSAWKKFAGTNTPNGPRLYVTHSPYNAGYAIPNPVPEPAVLQNRDGQVDVTVTNKSAEAWTPANYYLAYRAYNAETGAAVTQQRAANLPGTVARNGKATVAATIKRLPPGVYFLDFTMVRTGGVVFTDHQVPPARIVLHVIDVAPVVQEVHPPNGYPAPTLTPLLYARVVDPDAPPSLSLQYKFELCDSNDAGEPVDCTSTAYQASQAWAVPAGRLVWSKSYVWRAIIRDANNEVPTPYSTLVTSVPQPDITSKIAGAPNAAVGQEYDAQTGNLTTAAVDAVVAAVGPELNVVRTYNSLDPRRDLGADATGLAAVPPVFGAGWASRYDMRMVPDDDGTGNVVAVYPDGQTVRFGRNPDGSYAAPLGRVAELTLDATYWRLRDQSGTTYVFARSTGKVTEIVDNASRRLRFTYNSADGGRLSRVQAAATPSDTTGRSLWFVWNGNRIATVRTDPVNGSPLSWHYHYTGDLLTRVCAQDTSCTEYEYTAASRYHAATMDARPDSYWRFAESQGTAAGSEIAVNLGKDAGTYTGVTLGAAGPIAGTADTAASFNGTSARVTLPKGAVKKSRDASIELWFRVGLTQTGGPLIGYQDTEFGTTAGTGVPLLYTGTNGRLYGQFAGGGIDPIVSTATVNNNQWHHVVLTSMGTTQTLYLDGEWVGEVTGRTIDHALLTYNQVGAAVATSPTAWPNWGPTAQRHFAGQIDEVAIYARPLGPGTVEEHFRAAQAGSHRLTSVLLPSGKTAIEADYHETTGRITEYTDGNGGTWKIGAPAVFGSDRDLRRSVQVLDPANRPHLYEYDALAGRLLRSGTPLGLETRQEDLPGPPPTSSPSPPTEVCSQPDPNDPAFCTIIPDDSGGPVFIRHPLEGMAIRTYTYDLQGRQKQIRDENDHGVELKYDDRGNVISRKSCRSSTECYTTYYSYPATITNPYDPRAGLATEVRDGRSTSATDNRYRTTSSYHFTGQLISQTGPDNITVTHQYTNGAEPAFGGGNQPTGLLDRTITGGRTTRYFYYRNGDLARTVDPAGLTTEYTYDPLGRLATEKETSDSFPAGVVTTYTWDAHSRLKSETGPVTTDAVSGEQHQQHAVNDYDVDGNIIATTVYDLVGDDEPRTGTTEYDEHNRPVRVVDAEGNETSLSYDRFGNKTSETDANGNRYDYAYTNQNKLAEVRLRNWHSDPPGGSGTGDVDYLVLHSYSYDFAGRLASDTDAMGRRLEYFYYHDDLLEKVVQKGFRNPDGSTRDQVIERNVYDGAGNLVRREEGNGTTVTEHTLDNAGRVTTTIEDPGGVRRRTDLRYNTAGEVDRITRSGNTSNVPWLVAADTEIVNYLYHVSGDVSRETVVAGAASRVTTHTYDQRGVRTSTVEPRGNVAGADPAAFTTRFTTDELGRQTRVTGPAVAAESGGDTPTTVNPTVTAGYNAFGEQIATRDPLGNVTRTEYDLLGRPVRTIAPTYTPPGAPTPITPTMRTSYDPLGNVTETVDARNMVTRFEYDQLNRMVTRDAPGTTNEQRAIWRYTYTRTGEVLSVTDPTGARTESTYDDLDRPVTQTRVERQPVVDNFTTQLRYDDAGNVTSVVSPSGATMTSAYNGVGEPIRMTSPAGVVTQYGYDRAGRQVRVADGLGRTARTSYNLFGDRVAEASLDPAGDVVATTSYGYDAAGNVVTVTDPEQAVSQYAYDAAGRLVSQVEQVSATKSITTTFGYDAAGNRTRYTDGRGHEIIYTVNALGLAESVIEPPTTAHPDLTDRTWTVAYDGNGNAQRLIAPGGVTRQRVYDAANRLVEETGSGAETTTAARSLGYDLAGRLTRANAPGGDNTFTYNDRGGLLTAAGPAGAANFSYDADGNLTSRTDAAGTATFSYDDGRLDEITDAVTGQPQTLQYDAAGAVRGIDYGAGRVRAFSYDDVGRLTGDLLRNSAGQTVASIGYGYDSNGQLTSKTTTGTAGAGAHTYDYDDAGRLISWTGPDGTVAYEWDDAGNRTRAGPKTAVYDERNRLVSDGDYTYGYSARGSARTRVSSGLVEQYAFDAFDRMTFAEGESYAYDALNRVVSRGSTAFGYAGLSAEVVSDGTETYARGPGDELLAVGNGTEQRLTLADAHGDVVAAFDPTNGTLPSLPDSVAFDPFGEPTASQGDTGNIGYQGDWTDPDTGKVNMGARWYTPGTGSFASRDSVTYSAGASVLANRYTYAAGAPLNYDDPTGHWPSWVDKKVNQAKQSISNAWNSTKSWASSTWNTAKSYASATWNWGVSALRTFGNQLKRAANWVYHKSGAATVVNKARESVQSARDWAAEQVEKAVQVTERAKQAVETFVKTQVVPRVKAAVQPLVAGVKTLVSTTAKVAAAVTSLTVTAIKDPQKFANTLALEAAKHYQGLTESINGMVDNAVQFWDEHKATITGAVVGGVLGIGCGLAIGWTGVGAVACGVAAGAIGAAVTGYMQGQRGWDLAGTALLGGATGVLGAFGGAVLGSAARVAAPALRALGGRAVGALSSGAQSAVRGAVSSTRSAVRSGVESTRNLANRLAGGCKNSFVAATPVLMADGSSKPISDVEVGDVVLATDPTTGRTEAEEVTALIVGTGEKNLVEVTVDLDGADGDQTGTITATDNHPFWVESINRWVDAADLKPGYAFETADHRPATVAGIRTWTEYETVHNLTVDTLHTYYVIAGDKPLLVHNCGSGNAEATLASSGTGTSGGAFRSSVPFRADGQTVLHGHGRPSGGTFVIPEGTSVAFYGEHGYTITATQGMRISGGGPKPIRVHGPGEEISDYFLEPLGPGFTFRDGSTVVERPTLLSELLQPNMGTCHWAACRGSRSPR from the coding sequence CTACCCGGTCGAGGTCGATCCGACCGTCGGCCCGCCGGTCACCGAGCGGGCGAGCACGTCCAGCATGTACGTGCACGGCGGCACATCGGTCTCCGGCGGCGAGGAGCTGCTGATCGGCCGCAGCGGCAGCGCCAACGCCGCCGCGTACCTGAAGTTCGACAACCTGCAGAGCCAACTGGCCAACCACACCATCCACGGTGTGGCGATGACGGTGGTCAGCTACGACGCCCCGTCCTGCCGGCCGAGGCCGGTGGCCGTACACCCGGTCACCGCCAGCTGGTCCGGCTCCGGCGGCTATTCCTGGCCGGGACCGGCCGTCGGCAAGGCCCTGGCAAGTAAGTCGTTCGCCCACGGGTACCTCGCCACCGGCCAGTCCCAGTCTGCCTGCCCGGCTGCCTCGGAGCTGTTCGACCTGGGCGTCGCCGGCCGTGACCTGGTGCAGCGCTGGGTCAACGGGACCCAGGCCAACCACGGGCTCTCGCTGCGGGCACCGGTCAACGACGGCTCGGCGTGGAAGAAGTTCGCCGGCACGAACACCCCGAACGGCCCCCGGTTGTACGTGACGCACAGCCCGTACAACGCCGGTTATGCCATCCCCAATCCGGTGCCGGAACCGGCGGTCCTGCAGAACCGGGACGGCCAGGTCGACGTCACGGTGACAAACAAGAGCGCCGAGGCGTGGACCCCGGCCAACTACTACCTGGCGTACCGGGCGTACAACGCCGAAACCGGCGCGGCGGTCACCCAGCAGCGGGCCGCGAACCTGCCCGGCACGGTGGCCCGCAACGGCAAGGCCACGGTGGCGGCGACGATCAAGCGGCTGCCACCCGGGGTGTACTTCCTCGACTTCACGATGGTGCGCACCGGCGGGGTGGTCTTCACCGACCACCAGGTGCCGCCGGCCCGGATCGTGCTGCACGTCATCGACGTCGCACCGGTGGTCCAGGAGGTGCACCCGCCCAACGGCTACCCGGCGCCGACGTTGACCCCGCTGCTGTACGCCCGCGTCGTCGACCCGGACGCGCCGCCGAGCCTGAGCCTGCAGTACAAGTTCGAACTCTGCGACAGCAACGACGCCGGCGAGCCGGTCGACTGCACCAGTACGGCGTACCAGGCCAGCCAGGCGTGGGCGGTGCCGGCCGGGCGGCTGGTGTGGAGCAAGTCGTACGTGTGGCGGGCCATCATCCGCGACGCCAACAACGAGGTGCCGACGCCGTACTCGACGCTGGTCACCTCGGTGCCGCAGCCGGACATCACCTCGAAGATCGCCGGAGCGCCGAACGCCGCCGTCGGGCAGGAGTACGACGCCCAGACCGGCAACCTGACCACGGCCGCCGTCGACGCGGTGGTGGCCGCCGTCGGCCCCGAGCTGAACGTGGTCCGTACGTACAACAGCCTCGACCCGCGGCGTGACCTCGGCGCCGACGCGACCGGCCTGGCCGCCGTACCGCCGGTCTTCGGGGCCGGCTGGGCCAGCCGCTACGACATGCGGATGGTGCCCGACGACGACGGCACCGGCAACGTCGTCGCGGTCTACCCGGACGGCCAGACGGTCCGCTTCGGCCGCAACCCCGACGGCAGCTACGCGGCACCGCTGGGCCGGGTCGCCGAGCTGACCCTGGACGCCACCTACTGGCGGCTGCGTGACCAGTCCGGCACCACGTACGTGTTCGCCCGCTCCACCGGCAAGGTCACCGAGATCGTCGACAACGCGTCGCGGCGGCTGCGGTTCACCTACAACAGCGCCGACGGCGGCCGGCTGTCGCGGGTGCAGGCGGCGGCGACCCCGTCGGACACCACCGGCCGGTCACTGTGGTTCGTCTGGAACGGCAACCGGATCGCCACGGTACGCACCGACCCGGTCAACGGCTCACCGCTGTCCTGGCACTACCACTACACCGGTGACCTGCTGACCCGCGTCTGCGCGCAGGACACCTCCTGCACCGAGTACGAGTACACCGCCGCGTCGCGCTACCACGCCGCGACGATGGACGCCCGTCCCGACTCGTACTGGCGGTTCGCCGAAAGCCAGGGCACCGCCGCCGGCAGTGAGATCGCCGTCAACCTGGGCAAGGACGCCGGCACGTACACCGGGGTCACCCTCGGCGCCGCGGGCCCGATCGCCGGTACGGCCGACACCGCCGCGTCGTTCAACGGCACATCGGCCCGGGTCACGCTGCCCAAGGGGGCGGTCAAGAAGAGCCGGGACGCCTCGATCGAGCTGTGGTTCCGCGTCGGACTGACCCAGACCGGTGGGCCGCTGATCGGCTACCAGGACACCGAGTTCGGCACCACCGCCGGCACCGGCGTACCGCTGCTCTACACCGGCACCAACGGCCGACTCTATGGCCAGTTCGCCGGTGGTGGCATCGACCCGATCGTCTCGACCGCCACCGTCAACAACAACCAGTGGCACCACGTGGTGCTCACCTCGATGGGCACCACCCAGACCCTCTACCTCGACGGAGAGTGGGTCGGCGAGGTCACCGGCCGCACCATCGACCACGCGCTGTTGACGTACAACCAGGTTGGTGCCGCCGTCGCGACCAGCCCGACCGCCTGGCCCAACTGGGGTCCGACGGCGCAGCGGCACTTCGCCGGGCAGATCGACGAGGTCGCCATCTACGCCCGGCCGCTCGGGCCTGGCACCGTGGAAGAGCACTTCCGCGCCGCGCAGGCCGGCAGCCACCGGCTGACCAGCGTCCTGCTGCCCAGCGGCAAGACCGCCATCGAGGCCGACTACCACGAGACCACCGGCCGGATCACCGAGTACACCGACGGCAACGGCGGCACCTGGAAGATCGGTGCCCCGGCCGTCTTCGGCAGCGACCGAGACCTGCGCCGCAGCGTGCAGGTGCTGGACCCGGCGAACCGGCCGCATCTGTACGAGTACGACGCGCTCGCCGGCCGGCTGCTGCGCAGCGGCACCCCGCTCGGTTTGGAGACCCGCCAGGAGGACCTGCCCGGCCCGCCGCCGACCTCGTCGCCGTCCCCGCCGACCGAGGTGTGCAGCCAACCGGACCCGAACGACCCGGCGTTCTGCACCATCATCCCCGACGACTCCGGCGGCCCGGTCTTCATCCGGCATCCGCTGGAAGGCATGGCGATCCGCACCTACACCTACGACCTGCAAGGCCGGCAGAAGCAGATCCGGGACGAGAACGACCACGGCGTCGAGCTCAAGTACGACGACCGGGGCAACGTCATCTCCCGCAAGAGCTGCCGCAGCAGCACCGAGTGCTACACCACCTACTACAGCTACCCGGCGACCATCACCAACCCGTACGACCCACGGGCCGGCCTGGCCACCGAGGTGCGCGACGGACGCTCCACCAGCGCCACCGACAACCGGTACCGCACCACGTCCAGCTACCACTTCACCGGGCAGCTGATCAGCCAGACCGGCCCGGACAACATCACCGTCACCCACCAGTACACCAACGGGGCCGAGCCGGCGTTCGGCGGCGGCAACCAGCCGACCGGTCTGCTGGACCGCACCATCACCGGCGGGCGCACCACCCGCTACTTCTACTACCGCAACGGTGACCTGGCGCGCACCGTCGACCCGGCCGGGCTGACCACCGAGTACACCTACGACCCGCTCGGCCGGCTGGCGACCGAGAAGGAAACCTCCGACAGCTTCCCGGCCGGCGTGGTCACCACGTACACCTGGGACGCCCACTCGCGGCTCAAGAGCGAAACCGGCCCGGTGACCACCGACGCGGTCAGCGGCGAACAGCACCAGCAGCACGCCGTCAACGACTACGACGTCGACGGCAACATCATCGCCACCACCGTCTACGACCTGGTCGGCGACGACGAGCCACGGACCGGGACGACGGAGTACGACGAGCACAACCGCCCGGTCCGGGTGGTCGACGCCGAAGGCAACGAGACGAGCCTGTCCTACGACCGGTTCGGCAACAAGACCTCCGAAACCGACGCCAACGGCAACCGGTACGACTACGCCTACACCAACCAGAACAAACTAGCCGAGGTACGGCTGCGCAACTGGCACAGCGACCCGCCGGGTGGATCAGGCACCGGCGACGTCGACTACCTGGTGCTGCACTCCTACTCGTACGACTTCGCCGGCCGGCTGGCCAGCGACACCGACGCGATGGGCCGCCGGCTGGAGTACTTCTACTACCACGACGACCTGCTGGAAAAGGTGGTCCAGAAAGGGTTCCGCAACCCCGACGGATCCACCCGCGACCAGGTGATCGAACGCAACGTCTACGACGGGGCCGGCAACCTGGTCCGCCGGGAAGAAGGCAACGGCACCACGGTCACCGAACATACCCTGGACAACGCCGGCCGGGTCACGACCACCATCGAAGACCCGGGCGGCGTACGGCGCCGCACCGACCTGCGTTACAACACCGCCGGCGAGGTCGACCGGATCACCCGCTCCGGCAACACGTCGAACGTGCCCTGGCTGGTCGCCGCCGACACCGAGATCGTCAACTACCTCTACCACGTCTCCGGTGACGTGTCCCGGGAGACGGTGGTCGCCGGTGCCGCCAGCCGGGTCACCACCCACACGTACGACCAGCGGGGTGTCCGCACCTCGACCGTCGAGCCGCGCGGCAACGTCGCCGGCGCCGACCCGGCGGCCTTCACCACCCGGTTCACCACCGACGAACTCGGCCGGCAGACCCGGGTCACCGGCCCGGCGGTGGCCGCCGAAAGCGGCGGCGACACCCCGACGACGGTCAACCCGACCGTCACCGCCGGCTACAACGCCTTCGGCGAGCAGATCGCGACCCGTGACCCGCTCGGCAACGTCACCCGCACCGAGTACGACCTGCTCGGCCGACCGGTGCGGACCATTGCCCCGACCTACACCCCGCCGGGCGCGCCGACACCGATCACCCCGACCATGCGGACCAGCTACGACCCGCTGGGCAACGTGACCGAGACGGTCGACGCCCGCAACATGGTCACCCGGTTCGAATACGACCAGCTCAACCGGATGGTCACCCGGGACGCCCCGGGCACCACCAACGAGCAGCGGGCGATCTGGCGCTACACGTACACCCGCACCGGTGAGGTGCTGTCGGTCACCGACCCGACCGGGGCCCGGACCGAGTCCACCTACGACGACCTGGACCGGCCGGTCACCCAGACCCGGGTCGAACGGCAGCCGGTCGTCGACAACTTCACCACCCAGCTGCGCTACGACGACGCCGGCAACGTGACGTCGGTCGTCTCGCCGTCCGGGGCGACCATGACCAGCGCGTACAACGGGGTCGGCGAACCGATCCGGATGACGTCCCCGGCCGGGGTGGTCACCCAGTACGGCTACGACCGGGCCGGGCGGCAGGTCCGGGTCGCAGACGGGCTCGGCCGCACCGCGCGGACCAGCTACAACCTGTTCGGCGACCGGGTCGCCGAGGCCAGCCTGGACCCGGCCGGTGACGTCGTCGCGACCACCAGCTACGGCTACGACGCGGCCGGCAACGTCGTCACCGTCACCGACCCCGAGCAGGCCGTCTCGCAGTACGCGTACGACGCGGCCGGTCGGCTGGTCAGCCAGGTCGAGCAGGTCTCCGCGACGAAGTCGATCACCACCACCTTCGGCTACGACGCGGCCGGCAACCGCACCCGCTACACCGACGGGCGCGGCCACGAGATCATCTACACGGTCAACGCGCTCGGCCTGGCCGAGTCGGTCATCGAACCGCCGACCACGGCACACCCCGATCTGACCGACCGGACCTGGACGGTCGCCTACGACGGCAACGGCAACGCCCAGCGGCTGATCGCCCCCGGAGGAGTGACCCGGCAGCGGGTGTACGACGCGGCGAACCGGCTCGTCGAGGAGACCGGATCCGGCGCGGAGACGACCACCGCCGCCCGCAGCCTCGGCTACGACCTGGCCGGCCGGCTCACCCGGGCCAACGCGCCCGGCGGCGACAACACGTTCACCTACAACGACCGGGGTGGCCTGCTCACCGCGGCCGGACCGGCCGGCGCGGCCAACTTCAGCTACGACGCCGACGGCAACCTGACCAGCCGGACCGACGCCGCCGGCACCGCGACGTTCAGCTACGACGACGGCCGGCTCGACGAGATCACCGACGCGGTCACCGGCCAGCCGCAGACGCTGCAGTACGACGCGGCCGGTGCGGTACGCGGCATCGACTACGGCGCTGGCCGGGTTCGCGCCTTCAGCTACGACGACGTCGGTCGGCTCACCGGTGACCTGCTGCGCAACTCGGCCGGGCAGACCGTCGCCTCGATCGGCTACGGCTACGACAGCAACGGCCAACTGACCAGCAAGACCACCACCGGCACCGCCGGGGCGGGCGCGCACACCTACGACTACGACGACGCCGGGCGGCTGATCAGCTGGACCGGGCCGGACGGCACCGTCGCCTACGAGTGGGACGACGCCGGCAACCGGACCCGCGCCGGCCCGAAGACCGCCGTCTACGACGAGCGCAACCGGCTGGTCTCCGACGGCGACTACACGTACGGCTACAGCGCCCGTGGCTCGGCGCGCACCCGGGTCAGCTCCGGCCTGGTCGAGCAGTACGCCTTCGACGCCTTCGACCGGATGACGTTCGCCGAGGGCGAGTCGTACGCGTACGACGCCCTCAACCGGGTCGTCTCGCGGGGCAGCACCGCGTTCGGGTACGCCGGGCTGAGCGCGGAGGTCGTCAGCGACGGCACCGAAACCTACGCCCGGGGCCCGGGTGACGAACTGCTCGCCGTCGGCAACGGCACCGAGCAGCGGCTGACCCTGGCCGACGCGCACGGCGACGTGGTCGCCGCCTTCGACCCCACCAACGGCACCTTGCCGTCACTGCCGGACTCGGTGGCCTTCGACCCGTTCGGCGAGCCGACCGCGTCGCAGGGCGACACCGGCAACATCGGCTACCAGGGCGACTGGACCGACCCGGACACCGGCAAGGTCAACATGGGTGCCCGCTGGTACACCCCCGGCACCGGCAGCTTCGCCTCCCGCGACAGCGTCACCTACAGCGCGGGCGCGTCGGTCCTGGCCAACCGCTACACGTACGCCGCCGGAGCGCCGCTGAACTACGACGACCCGACCGGCCACTGGCCGAGCTGGGTCGACAAGAAGGTCAACCAGGCGAAGCAGAGCATCTCCAACGCCTGGAACTCGACCAAGAGCTGGGCCAGCTCCACCTGGAACACGGCCAAGAGCTACGCCTCGGCGACGTGGAACTGGGGCGTCTCGGCACTGCGTACCTTCGGCAACCAGCTGAAGCGCGCCGCCAACTGGGTCTACCACAAGTCGGGCGCGGCCACCGTCGTCAACAAGGCGCGCGAAAGCGTTCAGTCAGCCCGGGACTGGGCCGCCGAACAGGTCGAGAAAGCGGTGCAGGTCACCGAACGCGCCAAGCAGGCTGTCGAGACTTTCGTCAAGACCCAGGTCGTCCCGAGGGTCAAAGCAGCCGTACAGCCGCTGGTGGCCGGCGTCAAAACGCTGGTGTCGACGACGGCGAAGGTGGCGGCGGCCGTCACCTCGCTCACCGTCACGGCCATCAAGGACCCGCAGAAGTTCGCCAACACGCTGGCGTTGGAGGCGGCGAAGCACTACCAAGGTCTGACCGAGTCGATCAACGGCATGGTCGACAACGCGGTCCAGTTCTGGGACGAACACAAGGCGACCATCACCGGCGCGGTCGTCGGCGGTGTCCTCGGCATCGGCTGCGGGCTGGCCATCGGCTGGACCGGCGTCGGCGCTGTCGCCTGCGGGGTGGCTGCCGGCGCGATCGGTGCCGCGGTCACCGGCTACATGCAGGGCCAGCGGGGCTGGGACCTGGCCGGCACCGCGCTGCTCGGCGGTGCGACCGGCGTACTCGGTGCCTTCGGCGGGGCGGTGCTCGGCTCGGCGGCGCGGGTCGCCGCACCGGCGCTGCGCGCGCTCGGCGGCCGAGCGGTGGGCGCGCTCTCCAGCGGCGCCCAGAGCGCGGTACGCGGTGCCGTCAGCAGCACCAGGTCGGCAGTGCGCTCCGGGGTCGAGAGCACCCGCAACCTGGCCAACCGGCTGGCGGGCGGGTGCAAGAACAGTTTCGTCGCGGCGACCCCGGTGCTGATGGCCGACGGCAGCAGTAAGCCGATCAGCGACGTCGAGGTGGGCGACGTCGTGCTGGCCACCGACCCGACCACCGGCCGTACCGAGGCGGAGGAAGTCACCGCGCTGATCGTCGGTACGGGCGAGAAGAACCTGGTCGAGGTGACCGTCGACCTGGACGGTGCCGACGGTGACCAGACCGGCACGATCACCGCGACCGACAACCATCCGTTCTGGGTGGAGAGCATCAATCGCTGGGTCGACGCGGCCGACCTGAAGCCCGGCTACGCCTTCGAAACGGCCGACCACCGGCCGGCCACGGTCGCCGGCATCCGCACCTGGACCGAGTACGAGACGGTCCACAACCTCACCGTCGACACCCTCCACACGTACTATGTGATCGCCGGCGACAAGCCGTTGCTGGTTCACAACTGCGGTTCCGGAAACGCAGAAGCGACACTTGCGTCAAGTGGGACGGGGACATCAGGGGGTGCATTTCGATCTAGTGTGCCTTTCCGTGCTGACGGGCAAACGGTTCTCCATGGTCACGGGAGACCGTCGGGCGGCACCTTCGTTATTCCAGAAGGTACGTCAGTGGCCTTTTATGGCGAGCACGGTTACACGATCACCGCTACACAGGGAATGCGGATCTCGGGAGGGGGTCCGAAACCGATTCGAGTTCACGGTCCCGGTGAGGAGATCTCCGACTACTTCCTCGAACCACTTGGTCCGGGTTTCACGTTCCGCGACGGGTCTACGGTTGTCGAAAGGCCGACGCTGCTTAGTGAACTTCTTCAGCCCAATATGGGTACATGTCACTGGGCCGCCTGTCGAGGCTCAAGAAGTCCCCGCTGA
- a CDS encoding DUF7919 family protein, whose translation MEYLDLSPYEYLASPIPMRSLGWLGRGNGNQAEGRTVMTDIDIENFCAASSRVANLTLGFHECEFCPPESAFRGNGEYHYYLSGGDVFAAPVMILHYLQEHDYRLPEEFREGWDATATLFWDGRAERLCEVLADDSQDADFRCLAITDLPHWRDYRAFRALALAIQDEELVETVGYEIGRSLTAYMSCDFAAEFNPSNLPDIVKFGMGLIP comes from the coding sequence GTGGAATATTTAGATCTTTCGCCTTACGAGTATCTGGCCTCTCCGATTCCGATGCGTTCGCTTGGCTGGCTGGGCCGCGGAAACGGAAACCAGGCTGAAGGCAGGACCGTGATGACCGATATCGATATTGAGAACTTCTGTGCCGCTTCTTCGCGTGTGGCGAACCTAACTCTCGGCTTCCATGAGTGCGAATTTTGCCCCCCGGAATCCGCTTTTCGGGGCAATGGCGAATACCATTATTACTTGAGTGGTGGCGACGTTTTTGCTGCACCGGTCATGATTCTGCATTACCTTCAAGAACATGACTACCGCTTGCCCGAAGAATTTCGGGAAGGGTGGGATGCTACTGCGACGCTATTCTGGGATGGCAGGGCTGAGCGCTTGTGTGAAGTATTGGCGGATGACTCCCAGGACGCCGACTTTCGATGCCTGGCCATAACTGACCTGCCGCACTGGCGAGACTATCGGGCGTTTCGGGCTCTAGCGCTCGCGATTCAAGATGAGGAACTCGTCGAGACCGTCGGGTACGAAATAGGCCGATCCCTTACGGCATATATGTCTTGTGACTTCGCCGCCGAATTCAACCCTTCCAACTTGCCGGACATCGTCAAGTTTGGGATGGGGCTGATTCCATAG
- a CDS encoding helix-turn-helix domain-containing protein: MVVGSPPTVRRRQLGRELRAIRERSGLLAEQVAVELRCSTSRVSRIETARVRITPGTVHELLDIYGVEGPDRQRLVALARQAQETGWWQEYSERLTWEYSTLIALENDAAELRWFEPSVLPGLVQTEEYARTVIRKTLPGHSAETIEEKVGVRMARQRVLTRDTDPVRLWAVLDEAVLRRLVGGPDLMRRQLRHLVELSTLSTVRLQVLPFARGASACITGPFTVLTFPETADADVAYVENEAGDLYVEKPAGVDRYNLVFDDLRADALGCDDSRAFIAEVADGLS; encoded by the coding sequence ATGGTCGTCGGCTCTCCGCCGACCGTGCGTCGTCGGCAGCTCGGTCGTGAGCTGCGCGCGATCCGGGAGCGGTCCGGCCTGCTCGCCGAGCAGGTCGCCGTCGAACTGCGGTGCTCGACATCGCGGGTCAGCCGGATCGAGACCGCCCGGGTGCGGATCACGCCCGGCACCGTCCACGAGCTGCTCGACATCTACGGCGTGGAGGGTCCGGACCGGCAGCGGCTGGTCGCCCTCGCCCGCCAGGCGCAGGAGACCGGCTGGTGGCAGGAGTACAGCGAGCGTCTCACCTGGGAGTACTCCACGCTGATCGCGTTGGAGAACGACGCCGCCGAGCTGCGCTGGTTCGAGCCGTCCGTGCTGCCCGGCCTGGTGCAGACCGAGGAGTACGCCCGGACGGTCATCCGCAAGACCCTGCCCGGCCACAGCGCCGAGACCATCGAGGAGAAGGTCGGCGTACGGATGGCCCGGCAGCGGGTGCTGACCCGCGACACCGACCCGGTGCGGCTCTGGGCGGTCCTCGACGAGGCGGTGCTGCGCCGGCTGGTCGGTGGGCCGGACCTGATGCGCCGACAGCTGCGTCACCTGGTCGAGCTGTCCACTTTGTCGACCGTACGGCTGCAGGTCCTGCCCTTCGCGCGCGGTGCCTCCGCCTGCATCACCGGGCCGTTCACCGTGCTGACCTTCCCGGAGACCGCCGACGCCGACGTGGCCTACGTCGAGAACGAGGCCGGCGACCTCTACGTGGAGAAGCCGGCCGGCGTCGACCGCTATAACCTTGTCTTCGACGACCTGCGGGCGGATGCGCTCGGCTGCGACGACTCCCGGGCGTTCATCGCCGAGGTCGCCGACGGGCTGAGTTGA
- a CDS encoding DUF397 domain-containing protein encodes MSTAEFTGAGWHKSSYSGGNGSCVEVAVGGGFVGVRDSKDPASPVLAFTATDFGRFVAGVRDGALRTPGA; translated from the coding sequence ATGTCCACAGCAGAGTTCACCGGGGCGGGCTGGCACAAGAGCAGCTACAGCGGCGGCAACGGCAGCTGCGTCGAGGTGGCCGTCGGCGGCGGGTTCGTCGGCGTACGGGATTCGAAGGACCCGGCCAGCCCGGTGCTCGCCTTCACTGCGACGGACTTCGGGCGATTCGTCGCCGGAGTCCGCGACGGCGCGCTGCGCACTCCGGGTGCGTAG